TTTTAACTTTAGCAACACAATCATGCATTACAAACAAACAtgaaatatcaaattcaaatgttTAATTACAAATACTTCCAAGCAATTGAGAAAGGTAATATAAACAACAACATGATGAtgttagatttttaaaattttcagtaatcatatttatttatatatggtCATTTTGCATTAAAAGTCAGGACTAGAGTAGTACGCCATACCTGATCGAAACAAGACGGTATCCTAAATGGCAAGCACTTTACTCCAATGCATGACAATGCATTGTAATTGATGATGACACCTGGCAAACACTCGGGCACCATACATGTAATTCTAAGGCCAAAATTCTAATTTGGTTTACTGAAGAAGATGTTGAGCACAAGCTTCTGAATCTTAATTTCCCTCATGGGGTCTCAAGGTTTTTTCTCAGAAGcttgttgatgatgagttgctGCTGTCACCAATAATTCCTCATCTGCTAATTTggtttacttttttattatcattctCATCTGGTTGcatgattattttcttctaaatttgAAACTTTTAGATTAGGgtttaagaatgaaaaaagaTATGCCgtataaagaatttaaaaatcttaaatgaaaatatgtcgtataaagaatttttaagggaaataaattatttgattttgagtggggtttaattagaaattatcttattatgtaattttaataaaagttaaaattataaaataactaaagagGTGTTAAGAGGTATTTAGAAGGGTACCAATAGTCCCactctttatgttttatataattgtacatatatttctttatttacttatatattttctttctctaactTATCTTacaattctataatttttaaaattttaatttaacaaaactaGGCTTGAAAATATGTGCtctaaatgtttaaaatttcaaatatttataataggcaggccaaataaatataattattcaaaataacataaatttttttaaatacttttttcataaaatatggCCTTCTGGGCCAGACTATGGACTTATCAAGTGAAGCCCAAGTCTGGTCTAGCCTTATTTCTAAGTTAGGTCTTATCCCATATAACTCTATCACTCGGCCTGATTGCACATTTTTCACATCTGTAATAAAtgatttgtcatttttctttttttattaaacgaTAAGTGATATGTGTGTGAAACATCAATAAAATCCATAGATTTGTTTgatataagaataaaatatttatgaaaatccTTTATGTAACTGTACTTCtatataaaattcatcaattGGTAGTTCATTTTGAGAATCAACATTATTATGGTGAAAATATAAGGATACCCAGGCGTGCAGCGAGTTAAGCATTGCGATTATTTGCCGTTATATAGCAGTCATAAAAGCTCATTGGTGACGGCCAAGGACGATCACATAagccactttttttttttttttttgtagtttaTACAATGTGCTTCAAtgatattattgaataaagaaaaatttttaaccTTTACAGTAActagtaataattattttttgtatatataaGATAAATACGTAATATCCCTTTTTTTCCCCGGAGTTTCATgagcttttgattttttttttttttttttttgaggatCTTTTCAAGCATTTGAAATTTCTTAAGGGCATTCatgagaatttaaaaatttttaggggCTTTCAATGGAATTTGGCATGTATGCATAGTTAGTCAACTAGTGAACAAAATTGATCATATTACAGAGAACATCAATGGCTCGAGGTTATTACTTtgtaattaaagtaatttggaAGCTTAGCCATATTACAAGTTTTCTTTCAGTTTATTATGCATGCTTCGTTGAAATTCTTTAGAAATGTGAAGAATAACTCCATATTTCTTTcacttatttaattgagaaatATCGTGTTATTGCAACAAGTCAAAAGGATTCCTTCCGAGCcataaaatgtcaaaaagtgaGAGAAGAACAATGTCTTGATGCCAAATAGAAACAGGCAATTAAGGATCTATTCCCAATTCTTCTTCATATGCCTCAAAGATCCTTTGTAATATGAAGACAATCATTCTCAAATTctaacttagaaaatattgttTGCTTTACTCTTTGTTCTAATAATGAATGACTCATGTGGAAGTTCACCCTAGCTATGACCAGATCCTCAggctaaaaattaaaaaaataaaataaaataagagctATTTTGTACAGTAGCATCAACTCCCCAAACAACTTGGGGCCAGGGCCTGCTTTTAATAATATGACTTGGTCATTCCTCTtgttaatctttaattttaagagCGGTTTAGTAGTGAAGAAGCTTGATATAATAAGGTCAAAATATCACAGTATAATAAAGAAGCAAGACGAAGCTTCCCTTGTTTTCATTGAAGAGTCCTGGCAAATCAGTCCTCCTAATAGGTTTAacgaaaaaaatgaaatgacatCTATTGATTTCATCCCCATAACCCAGAACACAACATGTGTATATATAGAATTGATGCTTTAAGAACTTCAAATTGTCATATCCCCTCAACTCCAAGTTTGTGAGAAAAATCATGGCAAATTTCAATCCTTTCATGTTCATGATCCTCTTGCTATTCCTCTATGTATCGTATGCCACCTCATTGTCCATGTCAGGAGATCGGAAGACTTACATTATCCACATGGACAAGGCAGCAATGCCGGCTCCCTTCTCCCACCACCATCACTGGTACATGTCCGTACTTTCATCCTTATCATCatctgatgatggtgatggtgatgCCCCAACCCATCTCTACACCTACAACCATGTCATGGATGGCTTCAGTGCTGTGTTGTCCAAGAACCAACTCGAGCAGCTCCAGAAAATGCCAGGTCACCATGCCACATACCTGGAATCATTTGGCCACCTCCATACTACCCGCACCCCACAATTTCTTGGCTTAAATAAACATGCCGGGGTATGGCCGGCTGCAGGCTTTGGCAGCGACATAATTGTCGGTATCCTCGATACCGGAATCTGGCCGGAGAGTAAGAGCTATGACGATAGAGGCATGCCGCCGGTGCCTGAGCGATGGCGCGGCGCATGTGAAGTTGGAGTTCAGTTTAATACTTCTCACTGCAACAGAAAGCTGATAGGGGCACGCTCATTCAGCAAAGGGATTCGGCAGAACGGCCTGAACATATCAAAAACAGATGACTATGACTCTCCAAGAGATTTTTTCGGTCACGGAACTCATACATCATCAACAATAGGTGGCAGTCGTGTTCAAGATGTTGATCACTTTGGATACGCTAAAGGAACAGCAATTGGAGTTGCACCAATGGCTAGGATTGCAATGTACAAAGTTCTGTTCTCCAATGACAATCTTGCTGCAGCGGAAACTGATGTTCTCGCCGGCATGGATCAAGCGATAGCTGACGGGGTGGATATAATGTCGTTGTCCTTGGCATTCCCAGAGACAACATTTGATGAGAACCCAATAGCCATTGGAGCTTTTGCAGCCTTGAAGAGAGGAATTTTTGTTGCGTGTTCAGCTGGAAATTCAGGACCACGTCCGTACTCCATTCGAAATGGTGCTCCGTGGATTACGGCCGTTGGTGCAGGAACTGTTGATAGAGAGTTTGCAGCTCACGTCACCCTTGGCAATGAAGAGCTAACAGTCATTGGAAAATCTGTGTACCCAGAGAATCTGTTTGTCTCCAGAGAACCTATATACTTCGGATATGGAAATAGATCCAAAGAAATTTGTGAACCCAACTCAACTGACTCTAAAGCTGTTGCAGGCAAGTATGTCTTTTGTGCATTTGACTATAACGGCAATGTAACGGTACATCAGCAGTTAGAGGAAGTGGGCAAATCTGGCGCCGCCGGGGCTATCTTCAGTGCAGACTCGAGGCAACATCTTTCTCCCTACGTCTTTAATATGCCTTTTGTGGCGGTAAACCTGAAAGATGGAGAGTTAGTGAAGAAGTACATAATCAATGTGGAGAATGCTACGGTAAGTATCAAGTTCCAGATTACAATATTGGGCACCAAGCCAGCTCCACAAGTGGCCAATTTTTCGTCCCGAGGGCCTTCTCTTCAATCACCTTGGATTCTAAAACCCGATATACTGGCTCCAGGAGTTGATATCTTGGCTGCCTGGGTTCCCAACAATCCTTTGCAACCCATTCGCGATGATTATCTACTCACTGATTATACTCTCTTATCAGGCACATCAATGTCATGCCCTCATGCTGCTGCCATAGCAGCACTGGTTAAAGCCACTCACCGTGACTGGAGTTCAGCTGCCATCCGTTCAGCATTGATGACAACTGCCGATGTTCTTGACAATGCCTATGGTATGATCACTGACAAATCGACCGGAGTTGCAGGAACCCCTCTCGATTTCGGTGCAGGGcatattaatcctaacaagGCCATGGATCCGGGACTTGTGTATGATATTGAGGTCCAGGACTATATCAACTACTTGTGTGCATTGAACTACACTAGCCAACAGATTAGAGTTCTCACAGGGACATCAGATTATACGTGTCAATATGCTAATCTCGATCTTAATTATCCATCCTTCATAATCATCTTAAACAACACCAACACTGCAAGCTTCACATTCAAGAGGGTATTGACGAATGTAGCTGATACCAAGTCTGCTTATACTGCAGCAGTGAAGGCACCAGCTGGCATGACGGTAAAAGTGCAACCAGCAACACTATCCTTTGCCGGAAAATATAGCAAAGCCGAGTTCAGTCTGACAGTGAACATTAATCTTGGGTCTGCGGTTAGTCCCAAAAGTAACTTTCTTGGCAATTTTGGGTACTTGACCTGGTATGAAGTTAATGGGAAACATCTGGTGAGAAGCCCCATTGTCTCTGCATTTGCTAATTCTACCGGTCACTGGCCGTGAATCCAGGTGTAGCCATGTAGTGGCGAATATGGCATAGACAAAAGGATATGGAAATTAAAACAAGTAACTCAATGCTAAGAGGATGTTAATGCAAGGAAAGactttttatcaaataataaaattaacgtGTTGTGGAGTTTGTCTTACTAGTGTCCTTTTCTTCGGGTCATTGACAAATAACAGCGTATCCATCCTTCATAGTATCATTGAGAATTTTGGTCAAAATTAACTAAGTGCGTCCATCCTTCAGAGTGTCATCGAGAATTTCGTCCAAACAAACTTTGAGAAAAGCTTTAGCCGGTACTAAAACAAGTTTCTTgtataattaaactaatttattacTCAGAAGGGTAGTATAAATTTCCTATAACttttatttgtgtattttttttatcaagtgAAAGAGATTCAGATTGTTTTGCAATCCAATCAAACACTAGTGACTcctgaaaaatgataaaatagcTCTCACGTAATACGATTAACTAATACatataaaacatatataattgaattttatataactattaattacatacatattcttcaaaataaatacacctATTTAGTTAtgtcataatattatttatttattgtgtgACTGACCTAACATCTTAAAAATACTCTAAAATGTTTCCTAAATCTTAAGCTGCTGACCGAAGaaatgattaatgaaaatacaaaCATCAGAGCTGCAGTCACACATACACTGCATTTGATTAACTATAcgttttcaattaaattaccaTTACAGGTAAATATACATACCCAGACAAATAAACCTTCattcagagaaaaaaaaaactgcaaaAACTGGAAGATACAGAACCCTGGATTTACTTACAGATTTCACATTACCAACATTTGTCAGTTGACTGGGAAAGAGTCTTACAtggaaatttcaaaataaaccTTCAAATCCATGCAGGACGTATCAACATATTTTCAATTGGAAATTCcgtgaaaaaaggaaaatggatTGAGCGACTCAGAGGCCAAAAAGCATACCTCAATCGGCTCATCTACATTTAAGTTAAAACATTGAAAGGTTTACTAGAACGTCAACTACCACGATTTTCTAGCCACCTACCGCAGCCAGGAACTTTTTCTGGCTTACTGGTTCTTCATTCAAGACAACCACATCCCGTACTTTGTCAAACAGATCCTCTAGCTGATCCACGCCAAATCTGTGATAGTCTAAAGGTCTCTTGTATCGTTGTTTGTATATCGCTTCAAAACAACCCAAGAAAATCCGACAAGAATAGCTCACTAGAATCTCTTGCAGCTCATGCTTGAACTGTCTCAGATTTTCTTCATTGATCCCAGTTTGACCTGCCATCCCAGTATTAGGTTTCCCTTGCTCCCTTCCcgcttcattttcttcaacaacCACTCTTTCATCATCTGAGAGCTCATCTGATGATGCACAACCTGCATTCATACTCTCTTCCTGAGTACCCTTTCCCCTCTTATCCTTTTTTGTCAGAATGGCAGTTGGATTTGCTTTCCAGTTTCTTAGGTAGACAAATTTCCTTTGGCCTCTTCCTTCCACAGAAATCATGTCACCCAACTTCTTGAAAAGATTTACTAGCTTGTATGCCCCATACTCTGACACATACAGCGTCcttccaaataatttttggtACTCAGCAGGAACACGAGTGAGAGGCAGACATCCTCCAGACAGTTCAAGCAATCTCACCATCTGTGCCCTCAGACCATTAATGTCCCCAGGCTGAACCCACAAGGTAGAATCATTCTGATCACTGCAAGAAACATGACCTGCCGAAGCTTCATTAAGACCAGATGGCAGACTTTGGCTCCTGAAGTTCGAAGGAAAACAAGGCATGTTCATCGAAGACGTAGTGGTGTATTCAGATAAGGATCGAGACACAATTGAGAAGTCTCTAGATTTGTAATAGCTTTGGGAGATTCCCCTATAAACAattgcttcttcttcattttggGCATCCGTGTTGTCATTAATGTTACACCCCATTAAATACCCAGAAATATCAGCTGGACCTCCACGAGTAGGCATCAAGGTTTTTATGGGGGGCACAAAGCCTTCACCACGAGCAACACTAGGCCAGTCCCAGACAAATTTACCAGCATTGCAAAGGGCAGATGAAACACCTACTCCAGAAGGGATGACAAGAATCACTGTATACCCACGTTGACCAAGTATGTGTAGCGCTGGAGCAAAATCAACATCCCCTGATATCAGCATTATGGAAGAAGGTGGACGGTTGTCAAGGGCAAACAAAAACATGTCAACCAAGATAGCCTTGTCGGCAGCATCCTTTCTCCCATTGGGAACATCAATTAGCTTGACACCAGTTCTCTGGCATCCCTCTCTGAGTCGTCTGGGGAAGGCATTAAAATCCCCATAGGCAGAGAACAACATAACAGCTCCTTTAATCACAGGGTGCACCTGCAAAGCCATTCGTATATTGCCAGCCACATCTTCAGGACGGACATCACTTGGAACAGGGCAGTTTTCAATGTCCCAGAGGATAGCCACAGGACCATCTAAGAAGTTCTGGTTCTGCTGGTTTGTTGCAGTCTGATGCATATCCACGTTTGAGTCGACCATAAGAGTTCCCTTCGGTTCTAAGGAATCTGAAGGAACTATTGATGTTGATCTATTCAGATTAGCCATCACTGTTTCATCACCAACTCAAAGGATCCTAAAGGCTGCCAAAGCAAGAAAAAAGTATTAAGTACATAACAGAAGGATGTTCTTTGATActattataataaacaaaatgaagcAGAaaaaagtgtgtgtgtgtataaaacAGAAGACCAGTAAAAAATACTATGCACttaatgacattaattttttcagcaatataaaatataagataatcGGAAAAACACATAATGACATGGAAAAATGGGAAAAGAAAACGTAATGGAAGACCACCAAGACAATAAGGAAGGTgcaactttatttttctttcctttcaagaAGAATGACAGACTCATTAGAGAACAGAAGTGTATCCACTAAAGAAGCCCATTGTGTACCCTATAATTTCAGATCATCTGAagataagaataatttaagaatttacATCTATACAAAAAGCCAAGGACTATAAACAACACAACATCAACATATATGTTTTCTCTACCCCTATTCTGTTGTTGCCTTATCGGATGGAGGTAGGGGAGTTTAATTCCTAGAATTTGCAACATTCTAAGAATGTGCTACAAATATATCTGATCTTGCCTATACACATGATGTTTCGGATGGTTTCTGATGAGGTTCCgcccacaattttttttaactttgccCCAAGGGGCTTAGCCAAGTGGTTTTCAAGCGTCATTGGCTGACCACCCGTGTTCAAATCCTGAGGAGCTAAAAATTCCATTTGTGCATTCTATCTGttgaataacaaattaaaaaaaaaaattcaaaaagctAACACTTTTAACAAAAACTAGATTTATGCCACCATCGATATTGGAATGCTAAGTgttcaaatgaattattactATGCAATCAACGGGTAGACAATACGATCTTATGGAGATCATAATGGATGCAGCAATTACGAAATAGGCAGAGATAGCACGTCAATGCATCCAGAAGGAAACATAGCCACAAAATGATTCTGCTACAACGCACAGAACTCAGAACAAACTGACATTCACAAAAGAAATCTATATATTTGCGTTGATAACAAATTCCTTCTATTACAACCAAAGGAGAACAAAAAAGATCATCAATAACAGATTCCATATATTACaaacaaaagagaataaaaaagatCATTAACAACCATTCCTCAAAACGGACAAACTACAGAACAGGATAAAATGGAATTTGTAATTTCCCTCCAGTAACTCAGAACAAGTTGTGAAACCAAAGAGAAGGCATCAatcacaataaattttaatatgggCAAATATTTGGGGATAATTAAATCCATTTTGACTGAGTTCAAATATAACACAAAGTAGAAGGACTTGACAAATTAAGAACTGGccaagaaattcaagaatCTCCACAAATACAAACtgttttgaacatcttcaaTTCCTCTGCTCACTGCCTCAGAACTTAAAAACTTCACTTCTCTTGAATCCTTATTGGATAATTAACTGAACTATCATCACTCACTTGGATTCTAAATATTGTATTGTTTATGTTCAgggaatatgaataaaaaaaatttgaaatttcttcttttgccCATTGACTCGGAATAAAAACCCAGAAATCAAAAACTTAATTTCCATCCAAATTCCTAGCGTTTTCTCAGCAACCAAACAAACCAAATCACAGTCCAAAAATAACTGCAGGAACACGCAAATCATTACTAAACccagcaaaaaataaaaaataaagggtaCCTCATATTGAAACCACCACTTCCTTTCGCTAGAATCCACCCAGATCCTGAGCAACAACACATGATCAAAAGATCTAATAATTATCACACAAAAACATCCAAATTTAAACcccataatttaaattaaattaaactcaaaagaAAACTGCTTTTCTTTGTGCTATTGATAatagaagaaaagagaagaatcCAAACCTAGGGATGATGGAAGGCTCTATTCTTATTGAATATTGATGATGGTTGTTGGGGATATTGGATTttagtttgatttttatttattctaacAAAACCTGAGCTTTAAGCTTTGAACTGAAAGATTTTTACTTCATGTTTCTGCCTTGCTCGCTCAGTAACAATTGACAGAGACTCAGAGAGGGAGTGCTGTGCAAATTTGGGCTATTGAGATTATAAAGATCAGAGCCCAAGAGACTCTGTATGAGAATGGGTTgattttcaaatcaaatctTGAGTCTAAACCGACTGAGAAAGTGATCATGCGCTTATTCTAGAAGTCCAGTTATTTGTAGACCTAACTTACTGTGGGAACCAGCTTGATGGACGGTcggatttattttgttgtttaattatcTGAATATTTCCGTAGTTTTGAAGGTAAATGTTCAATGCATGATTGCTTGTCAAAAGAGACAAttgtttgttaaattaaaattgtgcTACTCACCGCCCCTGTAAACAGAGCCTgtagattttctttttcggtTGATTTTTAGTATTCCTCTTTTGGGTAGACTTATCTTCTCAAATATCTTGCGTTGCCTcctattttcagttttttataGTCCCTTTTCCCACCTTTGGAAAAAAGCTGCAGCCAGTACGGGGCCACGTTTCAGAATAAAATTAGTGGAAAGGGgatacaaaattgaatcaaattgGAACCAAGCACCGGTAGTGGTTAAAAACACGCCCttgcttcattttttaattttttatttttttttggaattggGGAAAAGCCTAATCAACATGCTAGGGTATAAAACTTCGCCTTAAGATGGAGAAACCTGGGAGTTTGCTTAAAATGATTCCAATCTTAGTGCCATGGATTTGATCCAAAAAAGATTATTCCAAGGACATGATGCAGGCAGCTTAAATACACAATTGATAGGCTAGAAAAGTAAGCACACATTTACAAAACCTTCATCTCAGCTGATAACATAGCAAAAACAAAGACAGGTAAAACCACTAACAGTCCAGCACCAGTGGTGTTGGTACCTGGGAAGCAATATCTAGATGATGTACATCTAAAGTAATCATGACCCAATGGAAAATTCAGCCAATACTGGTCATTTGACACCTAAAACGAATTGATCGACTTCAATGGATCTTCAAGCCATTAGATCATGTTTATGACTTCAGAACCCTCTCAATAGCAGCAATGTAGAACTCCTTCGGCATGGTTCCAACCACAGTTTCGCGTTTCTCTCCATTCTTGAAGAGCAAAACTACAGGCACAGCCTTAATTTCATAGTCCTCAGCAATTGTTAGGTCTGTGTCCGTATTGACCATAAAACATCTAAGTCTCCCAGCATACTCTCCTGCAATCTCATCAATCACCCGATGAACCATCCTGCACGGTCCACACCAACTCGCATAAAATTCAACGAGAACAGGGGTATCACTGTTCAGGATCGACTTTTCCCACGAGTCTTTGGTGACCACTGCTGCTACACAAGCAACATATTATGATCAGGATACTGCCCATTAACAAACCCCACATATCTCACGAATACCTAGTACTCAATAGAATACAAGCCAAGAAGCAATTTAGTTACACTTTAAGAAAGTCTATCATCTAGGGAAGCTTTTCTCAACAAAAATGTTCattgtttctcttttctcaTAAGCATTCCATCTCTGTAATCTACAGATTGTCTCTCTATCTCTTAGTATAAGACCACCACTGTCTCAAGGCTTCAATATTATTAAGGAATCATAAGAGATATGTTTTGCTTTTAATGCTTGTGGAACTTAAACTTCCTTATCTTTGATTCGTCATATATCAAAACCATTTGAGCAGAACTATACGGCATAGGAAGTGAGTCATCACAACAAATATAAAGAAGAGTTGAAACTGAATGCagaaaaaacaacaatatGCAAGTTGTCTAAACAATATAAGAACACCccaatataaattgaaaaatttacaCACAATGATCCCCACACATATACAAC
This window of the Citrus sinensis cultivar Valencia sweet orange chromosome 8, DVS_A1.0, whole genome shotgun sequence genome carries:
- the LOC102620944 gene encoding subtilisin-like protease SBT3, with the protein product MANFNPFMFMILLLFLYVSYATSLSMSGDRKTYIIHMDKAAMPAPFSHHHHWYMSVLSSLSSSDDGDGDAPTHLYTYNHVMDGFSAVLSKNQLEQLQKMPGHHATYLESFGHLHTTRTPQFLGLNKHAGVWPAAGFGSDIIVGILDTGIWPESKSYDDRGMPPVPERWRGACEVGVQFNTSHCNRKLIGARSFSKGIRQNGLNISKTDDYDSPRDFFGHGTHTSSTIGGSRVQDVDHFGYAKGTAIGVAPMARIAMYKVLFSNDNLAAAETDVLAGMDQAIADGVDIMSLSLAFPETTFDENPIAIGAFAALKRGIFVACSAGNSGPRPYSIRNGAPWITAVGAGTVDREFAAHVTLGNEELTVIGKSVYPENLFVSREPIYFGYGNRSKEICEPNSTDSKAVAGKYVFCAFDYNGNVTVHQQLEEVGKSGAAGAIFSADSRQHLSPYVFNMPFVAVNLKDGELVKKYIINVENATVSIKFQITILGTKPAPQVANFSSRGPSLQSPWILKPDILAPGVDILAAWVPNNPLQPIRDDYLLTDYTLLSGTSMSCPHAAAIAALVKATHRDWSSAAIRSALMTTADVLDNAYGMITDKSTGVAGTPLDFGAGHINPNKAMDPGLVYDIEVQDYINYLCALNYTSQQIRVLTGTSDYTCQYANLDLNYPSFIIILNNTNTASFTFKRVLTNVADTKSAYTAAVKAPAGMTVKVQPATLSFAGKYSKAEFSLTVNINLGSAVSPKSNFLGNFGYLTWYEVNGKHLVRSPIVSAFANSTGHWP
- the LOC102620488 gene encoding uncharacterized protein LOC102620488, encoding MANLNRSTSIVPSDSLEPKGTLMVDSNVDMHQTATNQQNQNFLDGPVAILWDIENCPVPSDVRPEDVAGNIRMALQVHPVIKGAVMLFSAYGDFNAFPRRLREGCQRTGVKLIDVPNGRKDAADKAILVDMFLFALDNRPPSSIMLISGDVDFAPALHILGQRGYTVILVIPSGVGVSSALCNAGKFVWDWPSVARGEGFVPPIKTLMPTRGGPADISGYLMGCNINDNTDAQNEEEAIVYRGISQSYYKSRDFSIVSRSLSEYTTTSSMNMPCFPSNFRSQSLPSGLNEASAGHVSCSDQNDSTLWVQPGDINGLRAQMVRLLELSGGCLPLTRVPAEYQKLFGRTLYVSEYGAYKLVNLFKKLGDMISVEGRGQRKFVYLRNWKANPTAILTKKDKRGKGTQEESMNAGCASSDELSDDERVVVEENEAGREQGKPNTGMAGQTGINEENLRQFKHELQEILVSYSCRIFLGCFEAIYKQRYKRPLDYHRFGVDQLEDLFDKVRDVVVLNEEPVSQKKFLAAVGG
- the LOC102619831 gene encoding thioredoxin M3, chloroplastic isoform X2, encoding MASVSSSSSSSSCFTSAHFAIPRVSSFPSHTPNKLSFPSHFYAKNATFKAPNRSLSLKVLCVRESRAVVTKDSWEKSILNSDTPVLVEFYASWCGPCRMVHRVIDEIAGEYAGRLRCFMVNTDTDLTIAEDYEIKAVPVVLLFKNGEKRETVVGTMPKEFYIAAIERVLKS
- the LOC102619831 gene encoding thioredoxin M3, chloroplastic isoform X3: MASVSSSSSSSSCFTSAHFAIPRVSSFPSHTPNKLSFPSHFYAKNATFKAPNRSLSLKVLCVRESRVVTKDSWEKSILNSDTPVLVEFYASWCGPCRMVHRVIDEIAGEYAGRLRCFMVNTDTDLTIAEDYEIKAVPVVLLFKNGEKRETVVGTMPKEFYIAAIERVLKS
- the LOC102619831 gene encoding thioredoxin M3, chloroplastic isoform X1 — protein: MASVSSSSSSSSCFTSAHFAIPRVSSFPSHTPNKLSFPSHFYAKNATFKAPNRSLSLKVLCVRESRAAVVTKDSWEKSILNSDTPVLVEFYASWCGPCRMVHRVIDEIAGEYAGRLRCFMVNTDTDLTIAEDYEIKAVPVVLLFKNGEKRETVVGTMPKEFYIAAIERVLKS